GAAGCGCCAGTGCAGCTCCGCGCGGGCACGATCGGTATCGGTACGCCACAAAGTGCGCATGTCCATCTGCTCGGTATCATTAGGGTCAGATGCGACGGCCTGATGGCCGACAACTGCCTGATAATTTTTAAAATCGGTAATACGGAAGTCGCGCAGCATCGCGGTACCTTCAAAGCGGGTACCCTGATTCATGGTCACCACCTGCGAGCCGTCTTTACGCAATGAGAGCTCGCCGGTATCCGCCACCACCACCGATGGACGGGCATTGCCTTTCGGCCTGAGTTGCGCAAGGAAGACATCGTTGAAGCGGTTGCCGTTGACGTTTTCGATAAACAGCACCGCGCTACCGTCGCTGGCCTGCTGGAACTGGCCCTGAGCCAGAGCCGCCATGCCGGGGTTGGCTTTCGCCTCCGCCAGTACTTCATCCTGGTGACGAGATGACCAGGGGCCGGCCCACATGACGTTGACTGCCGCGACGATGCCGGTAAAGAGTGCGAGGATCATGGCGGCTTTCACCAGAACAGCCTTACTCAGGCCGCAGGCGTGCATCACCGTGATTTCACTTTCGGTATACAGTTTGCCCAGCGTCATCAGCAGCCCGAGGAATAAACTCAGGGGCAGAATGAGCTGCGCCATTTCAGGTACGCCCAGCCCTAACAGCGAGAGCACCAGATTTGTCGGGATATCGCCATCAACAGCGGCACCGAGGATCCTGACCAGTTTCTGGCAGAAGAAAATGAGTAGCAGGATGAACAGGATCGCCAACTGGCTTTTCAGCGTCTCACGAACCAGATATCTTATGATTATCACTATAAATACGCCCGTAAAAACCCGTTTTATTGCAGGAAAATAGCTTGTTTCATGGCTTAAACGTCATTTATTCTCTTTGGTCGTCGAAAACATCGCTAAGATTAAATGACTTGCTGGTTCTGCGTATCAGGATCTTTTCTGACGAACCAAGGCCGTAATAACGTTAAGATTAACACGAAGTCACCACAACAGCGGACATGAGTTACGAAAGCTTTCAATTTCTATACTCTATGGATTTCGAGTTGCAGGCAGGCGACAAGACTGTGAAGCCCCGGAGCTTACATCAGGTAAGTGACAGGGGTGAGCAGGCGCAGCCAACGCATCTGCAACTTGAAAGACGACGAGTATAGCTGTAGCCACCATTGTTGTCTTTAAGATTCAGGAGCATAGTGCATGGAGTTCAGTGTAAAAAGCGGTAGCCCGGAAAAGCAGCGGAGCGCCTGTATCGTGGTCGGCGTCTTTGAACCACGTCGGCTCTCCCCCATCGCCGAACAGCTCGATAAAATTAGCGACGGTTATATCAGCGCCCTGCTGCGTCGCGGCGAACTGGAAGGTAAACCTGGCCAGACGTTATTGCTGCACCATGTGCCGAACATTCTCTCAGAGCGCATTCTGCTTATCGGCTGCGGTAAAGAACGCGAGCTGGACGAGCGTCAGTACAAGCAGGTCATTCAGAAAACCATCAATACTCTGAATGATACAGGCTCAATGGAAGCCGTCTGTTTCCTGACCGAACTGCACGTCAAAGGCCGCAATAACTACTGGAAAGTGCGTCAGGCGGTTGAGACCGCAAAAGAGACGCTGTACAGCTTTGACCAGTTGAAAACTAACAAAAGCGAGCCGCGTCGTCCGCTGCGTAAAATGGTCTTCAACGTCCCAACCCGTCGCGAGCTGACCAGCGGCGAACGCGCCATTCAGCACGGTCTGGCGATTGCCGCCGGTATCAAGGCAGCGAAAGATCTCGGCAATATGCCGCCAAACATCTGTAATGCCGCCTACCTGGCCTCTCAGGCGCGCCAGTTGGCCGATACCTACAGCAAGAACGTCATTACCCGCGTTATCGGCGAACAGCAGATGAAAGAGCTGGGGATGAACTCTTATCTGGCAGTCGGCAACGGTTCGCAGAACGAATCGCTGATGTCAGTTATCGAATACAAAGGCAATCCGGCAGAAGACGCACGTCCTATCGTGCTGGTTGGCAAAGGCCTGACCTTTGACTCCGGCGGTATCTCTATCAAGCCTGCCGAAGGCATGGACGAGATGAAATACGACATGTGCGGTGCGGCGGCGGTGTATGGCGTGATGCGCATGGTCGCAGAGCTTCAGTTGCCGTTAAACATTGTCGGCGTGCTGGCAGGATGTGAAAACATGCCGGGCGGTCGCGCCTATCGTCCGGGTGACGTGCTGACCACCATGTCCGGTCAAACGGTTGAAGTGCTGAACACCGATGCCGAAGGGCGTCTGGTGCTGTGCGATGTGCTGACCTACGTTGAGCGCTTCGAGCCAGAAACGGTTATCGACGTAGCGACCCTGACCGGTGCCTGCGTAATTGCGCTGGGCCACCACATCACCGGCCTGATGTCGAACCACAATCCACTGGCCCATGAGCTGATTGGCGCGTCCGAGCTGGCAGGCGATCGCGCATGGCGTCTGCCGCTTGGTGACGAGTTCCAGGATCAGCTGGAGTCTAACTTTGCCGACATGGCGAACATCGGCGGCCGTCCTGGCGGCGCGATTACCGCAGGTTGTTTCCTGTCGCGCTTTGCGCGTAAGTACAACTGGGCGCACCTGGATATCGCCGGTACCGCATGGCGCTCCGGTAAAGCCAAAGGCGCAACCGGTCGCCCGGTGGCGCTGCTGTCGCAGTTCCTGCTCAATCGCGCCGGGTTTACTGGCGAAGAGTAAGTTTGCTTGCCGGTTACCCGGCCTGCAAGCTCAGGCAATAAGAATTCTATACCCTATGGATTTCGAGTTGCATCGCGGCGGCAACTGAGCAAATCCCCAGGAGCATAGTTTACTATGTGACTGGGGTGCGCGAAGGCAGCCAACAAAGAGGCAACTTGAAAGACGACGGGTATAGATATGAAAAACGCAACCTTTTATCTTCTGGACAATGAAACCACCGTTGATGGCTTAAGCGCCGTCGAGCAACTGGTGTGTGACATTGCCGCAGAACGTTGGCGCAGCGGCAAGCGGGTGCTTATCGCTTGCGAAGACGAGCAGCAGGCAATTCGTCTGGATGAAGCGCTATGGGCAAGACCCGCAGAAAGTTTCGTCCCGCATAACCTGGCAGGGGAAGGCCCGAGAGGCGGTGCGCCAGTGGAAATCGCCTGGCCGCAAAAGCGCAACAGCAGCCCGAGGGATATTCTGATTAGCCTGCGGCTCAACTTTGCAGATTTTGCCACCGCTTTCACAGAAGTGATAGACTTCGTCCCTTATGAAGATTCTTTGAAACAACTGGCGCGCGAACGCTATAAGGCGTACCGCATGGCTGGTTTCAACCTGAACACGGCAACCTGGAAATAATGGAAAAGACATATAACCCACAAGATATCGAACAGCCGCTTTACGAGCACTGGGAAAAGCAGGGCTATTTCAAGCCTAACGGCGACGAAAGCAAAGAGTCCTTCTGCATCATGATCCCGCCGCCGAACGTCACCGGCAGTTTGCATATGGGTCATGCTTTCCAGCAAACCATCATGGATACCATGATTCGCTACCAGCGCATGCAGGGTAAAAATACCCTGTGGCAGGCCGGTACCGACCACGCGGGTATCGCAACCCAAATGGTGGTTGAGCGTAAGATTGCCGCCGAAGAAGGTAAAACCCGCCACGACTACGGTCGCGACGCCTTTATCGACAAAATCTGGCAGTGGAAAGCGGAATCCGGCGGCACCATCACCCGCCAGATGCGCCGCCTTGGCAACTCCGTGGACTGGGAGCGCGAGCGCTTCACCATGGACGAAGGCCTGTCTAACGCCGTGAAAGAAGTCTTTGTTCGCCTGTACAAAGAAGATCTGATCTACCGCGGCAAGCGTCTGGTCAACTGGGACCCGAAACTGCGCACTGCCATCTCTGACCTGGAAGTGGAAAACCGCGAGTCGAAAGGCTCCATGTGGCACATCCGCTATCCGCTGGCCGACGGCGCCAAAACCGCAGACGGTAAAGATTACCTGGTGGTCGCCACCACGCGTCCAGAAACTGTTCTGGGCGACACCGGCGTGGCCGTGAACCCGGAAGATCCGCGTTATAAAGATCTGATCGGCAAATTCGTGATTCTGCCGCTGGTTGACCGCCGCATTCCGATCGTGGGCGATGAACACGCCGATATGGAAAAAGGCACCGGCTGCGTGAAAATCACCCCGGCGCACGACTTTAACGACTATGAAGTCGGTCGTCGTCACGCCCTGCCGATGATCAACATCCTGACCTTTGACGGCGATATCCGCGAAAGCGCGGAAGTCTACGACACCAAAGGCGAAGAATCTGACGTTTACCCAAGCGACATCCCGGCAGAGTTCCAGAAGCTGGAGCGTTTTGCTGCGCGTAAAGCCGTGGTTGCCGCTGTCGACGCTCTTGGCCTGCTGGACGAAGTTAAACCGCACGACCTGACCGTACCTTACGGCGACCGTGGCGGCGTGGTTATCGAACCCATGCTGACCGACCAGTGGTATGTCCGTGCTGACGTGCTGGCGAAACCGGCGGTTGAAGCGGTTGAAAACGGCGACATTCAGTTCGTGCCTAAGCAGTACGAAAACATGTATTTCTCCTGGATGCGCGATATTCAGGACTGGTGTATCTCCCGTCAGCTGTGGTGGGGTCACCGTATCCCGGCCTGGTACGACAACGACGGCAACGTCTACGTGGGCCGTACCGAAGACGAAGTGCGCCAGGAAAATAACCTCGATGCTGAAGTCGCGCTGCGTCAGGACGAAGACGTTCTCGACACCTGGTTCTCCTCCGCGCTGTGGACCTTCTCTACTCTCGGCTGGCCGGAGAACACCGACGCGCTGCGTCAGTTCCACCCAACCAGCGTGATGGTTTCTGGCTTCGACATCATCTTCTTCTGGATTGCCCGCATGATCATGATGACCATGCACTTCATCAAAGATGAAGATGGCAAGCCGCAGATTCCGTTTAAGACCATCTACATGACCGGTCTGATCCGTGATGATGAAGGCCAGAAGATGTCCAAATCCAAGGGTAACGTGATTGACCCGCTGGATATGGTTGACGGTATCTCCCTGCCGGACCTGCTGGAGAAACGTACCGGCAACATGATGCAGCCGCAGCTGGCTGAGAAAATTGCCAAACGTACTGAGAAACAGTTCCCGGACGGCATCGAGCCGCACGGTACCGACGCCCTGCGCTTCACCCTGGCGGCGCTGGCCTCGACCGGCCGCGATATCAACTGGGATATGAAGCGTCTGGAAGGTTACCGTAACTTCTGTAACAAGCTGTGGAACGCCAGCCGCTTTGTGCTGATGAACACCGAAGAGCAGGATTGCGGCTTTAACGGCGGCGAAATGACCCTGTCGCTGGCGGACCGTTGGATTCTGGCGGAATTCAACCAGACCATCAAAGCGTACCGCGAAGCGCTGGATAACTTCCGCTTCGACATCGCCGCGGGCATTCTGTACGAGTTCACCTGGAACCAGTTCTGCGACTGGTATCTGGAGCTGACCAAGCCGGTGATGACCGGTGGTTCTGAGTCTGAGCTACGCGGCACCCGTAATACGCTGGTGACCGTGCTGGAAGGTTTGCTGCGCCTGGCGCACCCAATCATTCCATTCATCACCGAAACCATCTGGCAGCGCGTGAAGGTTATTTGCGGCAACACTGCCGATACCATCATGCTGCAGCCATTCCCGGAATACGATGCGGCGCAGGTTGATGAAGCCGCATTGGCCGACACCGAGTGGCTGAAGCAGGCGATCGTCGCAATCCGTAATATTCGTGCGGAAATGAACATTGCCCCGGGCAAACCGCTGGAGCTGTTGCTGCGTGGTTGCAGCGAAGCGGCGATGCGTCGCGTGAACGACAACCGCAGCTTCTTGCTGAACCTGGCGCGTCTGGAAAGCATCACCGTGCTGCCAGCCGATGACAAAGGTCCGGTTTCCGTCACCAAAATCATCGACGGTGCCGAGCTGCTGATCCCGATGGCTGGCCTCATCAATAAAGAAGATGAGCTGGCGCGCCTGGCGAAAGAAGTGACCAAAATCGAAGGTGAGATTGGCCGCATCGAAAGCAAGCTCTCCAACGAAGGTTTTGTGGCCCGCGCACCGGAAGCGGTGATCGCCAAAGAGCGTGAGAAGCTGGAAGGTTACGCGGAAGCCAAAGCGAAGCTGATTGAGCA
This Klebsiella sp. RHBSTW-00484 DNA region includes the following protein-coding sequences:
- the lptF gene encoding LPS export ABC transporter permease LptF; translated protein: MIIIRYLVRETLKSQLAILFILLLIFFCQKLVRILGAAVDGDIPTNLVLSLLGLGVPEMAQLILPLSLFLGLLMTLGKLYTESEITVMHACGLSKAVLVKAAMILALFTGIVAAVNVMWAGPWSSRHQDEVLAEAKANPGMAALAQGQFQQASDGSAVLFIENVNGNRFNDVFLAQLRPKGNARPSVVVADTGELSLRKDGSQVVTMNQGTRFEGTAMLRDFRITDFKNYQAVVGHQAVASDPNDTEQMDMRTLWRTDTDRARAELHWRFTLVATVFIMALMVVPLSVVNPRQGRVLSMLPAMLLYLVFFLLQTSIKSSGGKGKMDPMLWMWTVNLLYFALAVLLNLWDTVPMRRFRARFNKGAA
- the pepA gene encoding leucyl aminopeptidase, which produces MEFSVKSGSPEKQRSACIVVGVFEPRRLSPIAEQLDKISDGYISALLRRGELEGKPGQTLLLHHVPNILSERILLIGCGKERELDERQYKQVIQKTINTLNDTGSMEAVCFLTELHVKGRNNYWKVRQAVETAKETLYSFDQLKTNKSEPRRPLRKMVFNVPTRRELTSGERAIQHGLAIAAGIKAAKDLGNMPPNICNAAYLASQARQLADTYSKNVITRVIGEQQMKELGMNSYLAVGNGSQNESLMSVIEYKGNPAEDARPIVLVGKGLTFDSGGISIKPAEGMDEMKYDMCGAAAVYGVMRMVAELQLPLNIVGVLAGCENMPGGRAYRPGDVLTTMSGQTVEVLNTDAEGRLVLCDVLTYVERFEPETVIDVATLTGACVIALGHHITGLMSNHNPLAHELIGASELAGDRAWRLPLGDEFQDQLESNFADMANIGGRPGGAITAGCFLSRFARKYNWAHLDIAGTAWRSGKAKGATGRPVALLSQFLLNRAGFTGEE
- the holC gene encoding DNA polymerase III subunit chi, producing the protein MKNATFYLLDNETTVDGLSAVEQLVCDIAAERWRSGKRVLIACEDEQQAIRLDEALWARPAESFVPHNLAGEGPRGGAPVEIAWPQKRNSSPRDILISLRLNFADFATAFTEVIDFVPYEDSLKQLARERYKAYRMAGFNLNTATWK
- a CDS encoding valine--tRNA ligase — translated: MEKTYNPQDIEQPLYEHWEKQGYFKPNGDESKESFCIMIPPPNVTGSLHMGHAFQQTIMDTMIRYQRMQGKNTLWQAGTDHAGIATQMVVERKIAAEEGKTRHDYGRDAFIDKIWQWKAESGGTITRQMRRLGNSVDWERERFTMDEGLSNAVKEVFVRLYKEDLIYRGKRLVNWDPKLRTAISDLEVENRESKGSMWHIRYPLADGAKTADGKDYLVVATTRPETVLGDTGVAVNPEDPRYKDLIGKFVILPLVDRRIPIVGDEHADMEKGTGCVKITPAHDFNDYEVGRRHALPMINILTFDGDIRESAEVYDTKGEESDVYPSDIPAEFQKLERFAARKAVVAAVDALGLLDEVKPHDLTVPYGDRGGVVIEPMLTDQWYVRADVLAKPAVEAVENGDIQFVPKQYENMYFSWMRDIQDWCISRQLWWGHRIPAWYDNDGNVYVGRTEDEVRQENNLDAEVALRQDEDVLDTWFSSALWTFSTLGWPENTDALRQFHPTSVMVSGFDIIFFWIARMIMMTMHFIKDEDGKPQIPFKTIYMTGLIRDDEGQKMSKSKGNVIDPLDMVDGISLPDLLEKRTGNMMQPQLAEKIAKRTEKQFPDGIEPHGTDALRFTLAALASTGRDINWDMKRLEGYRNFCNKLWNASRFVLMNTEEQDCGFNGGEMTLSLADRWILAEFNQTIKAYREALDNFRFDIAAGILYEFTWNQFCDWYLELTKPVMTGGSESELRGTRNTLVTVLEGLLRLAHPIIPFITETIWQRVKVICGNTADTIMLQPFPEYDAAQVDEAALADTEWLKQAIVAIRNIRAEMNIAPGKPLELLLRGCSEAAMRRVNDNRSFLLNLARLESITVLPADDKGPVSVTKIIDGAELLIPMAGLINKEDELARLAKEVTKIEGEIGRIESKLSNEGFVARAPEAVIAKEREKLEGYAEAKAKLIEQQAVIAAL